One Actinomycetota bacterium DNA window includes the following coding sequences:
- a CDS encoding PqqD family protein translates to MAKGTFAGRGLERGSRLRRVEGIAWREIEGEAVLVNVRSDEVIHLNPTASFLWSSLDGRASLEEIASSMTGEFDVEMDTALADTVAFAADLVEQGAAEVVELE, encoded by the coding sequence ATGGCTAAGGGTACCTTCGCGGGCAGGGGACTTGAACGCGGCTCCAGGCTGCGGCGGGTGGAAGGCATAGCCTGGCGCGAGATCGAGGGGGAAGCGGTCCTGGTCAACGTGCGCAGCGACGAGGTCATTCACCTCAACCCCACCGCATCCTTTCTCTGGTCCAGCCTGGACGGACGCGCCTCCCTCGAGGAGATCGCCAGTTCCATGACCGGAGAGTTCGACGTGGAGATGGACACCGCCCTGGCCGATACGGTCGCCTTCGCGGCCGACCTCGTGGAGCAAGGAGCGGCAGAGGTTGTCGAACTGGAATAG
- a CDS encoding lasso peptide biosynthesis B2 protein: protein MWIIKLRKWLEALRIYARSGVALLLSALFPALEMRGLERRLSDRKRSQEDDVLRRAGKWFALLGRLGMHPSCLVRSIALTRVLREEGHDAHLAFGVRSDNGDMEGHCWVAVEGRALTEAPQSFEELGYG, encoded by the coding sequence ATGTGGATCATCAAGCTGAGGAAATGGCTGGAAGCGCTGCGCATCTACGCACGTTCCGGGGTAGCCCTGCTGCTCTCCGCTCTCTTCCCGGCCCTGGAGATGCGCGGGCTCGAGCGGCGGCTCTCGGACCGGAAGAGGTCGCAGGAGGATGACGTGTTGCGCAGGGCAGGTAAATGGTTCGCCCTCCTGGGCCGGTTGGGAATGCACCCTTCCTGCCTGGTGCGCTCCATCGCCCTGACACGCGTGCTTCGCGAGGAGGGCCACGATGCCCACCTGGCCTTCGGCGTGCGATCCGATAACGGCGATATGGAGGGGCACTGCTGGGTGGCGGTGGAAGGGCGAGCGCTGACCGAGGCGCCGCAGAGCTTCGAGGAACTCGGATATGGCTAA
- a CDS encoding nucleotidyltransferase family protein → MAAGIEDASARFTLAATAYRYGDPGQAAQLNGLADALTPGEAGRIGANAAYHELEPFLHTVAADCSEQGYMLPLPPEMLEGWSQAHTREMARTAVIHYGAVKALGALDAAGVRAIPLKGFYLSSRVYTRKSARAFKDLDLLVEEASLADLHAALLDGGFEPAPGRPAFVPAPAYTVYRLPMEDGLTAMEIDVHIGMHWPAEYERRTALNAGDLWDGASPVEVEGMRLWALSAEHLFITTLLDAAVNHRYARLVKFRDALELLRSAEVDWGAVESWSRRWEVRSFVGPGLRYLVEIDPSLSIPREAQDSLMPSYATMRGFMRALPAIGLPDHRSRSFSPANLLFFMLSDTARERARGLLSTPSHLIRGRHRF, encoded by the coding sequence GTGGCGGCAGGGATCGAGGACGCGTCCGCGCGCTTTACGCTCGCCGCGACCGCCTATCGCTACGGTGACCCGGGCCAGGCGGCACAGCTCAACGGGCTGGCGGACGCGCTGACTCCAGGTGAAGCCGGCCGTATCGGGGCCAACGCCGCATACCACGAGCTGGAGCCCTTCCTGCACACCGTCGCCGCGGACTGCTCCGAACAGGGGTACATGCTGCCGCTGCCGCCGGAGATGCTGGAAGGGTGGTCGCAGGCCCATACGCGGGAGATGGCGCGCACCGCCGTCATCCATTACGGCGCCGTGAAGGCGCTCGGCGCCCTGGACGCGGCGGGGGTCCGGGCTATACCCCTCAAGGGCTTCTACCTCTCCTCGCGTGTCTACACGCGCAAGAGCGCCCGCGCCTTCAAGGACCTGGACCTTCTGGTGGAGGAGGCGTCGCTGGCGGACCTCCACGCTGCCCTGCTAGACGGGGGGTTCGAGCCCGCCCCCGGGCGGCCTGCTTTCGTGCCCGCCCCCGCCTATACCGTGTACAGGCTGCCCATGGAGGACGGCTTGACCGCCATGGAGATTGACGTCCATATCGGCATGCACTGGCCCGCTGAATACGAGCGCCGCACCGCCCTGAACGCAGGGGACCTGTGGGACGGGGCCTCCCCGGTGGAGGTGGAGGGCATGCGCCTCTGGGCCCTGAGCGCGGAGCACCTCTTCATCACCACCCTGCTGGACGCCGCGGTGAACCACCGCTACGCCCGCCTGGTCAAGTTCCGCGATGCCCTGGAGCTGCTGCGGTCGGCGGAGGTCGACTGGGGCGCGGTGGAGAGCTGGAGCCGCCGCTGGGAGGTGCGCAGCTTCGTGGGCCCGGGCCTCCGGTACCTGGTGGAGATCGACCCCTCCCTCTCCATACCGAGGGAAGCGCAGGACTCTCTAATGCCTTCCTACGCGACGATGCGGGGATTCATGCGCGCGCTGCCGGCAATTGGCCTGCCCGACCACCGCTCACGCTCTTTCTCCCCCGCCAACCTGCTCTTCTTCATGCTCTCCGACACCGCTCGCGAGCGCGCAAGAGGCCTGCTCTCCACGCCATCTCACCTTATCAGGGGCCGCCACAGGTTCTAG